In a single window of the Necator americanus strain Aroian chromosome X, whole genome shotgun sequence genome:
- a CDS encoding hypothetical protein (NECATOR_CHRX.G22294.T1) — MTHDTVWIWSKQLSPWRNQGQMFLIQPPGYAREDDLGPRGVPGFMFLIAARILERRIRDGAPPAGMIGLDTGAE, encoded by the exons ATGACCcacgacacggtctggatatGGTCCAAGCAGTTGAGCCCCTGGCGAAATCAAGGTCAAATGTTCTTGATCCAGCCCCCtggatatgcgcgtgaggatgatcttg GTCCGAGAGgcgtgccaggtttcatgttCTTGATAGCGGCTCGTATTCTCGAAAGAAGAATTCGTGATGGAGCTCCACCAgcggggatgatcgggcttgacacaggagcaGAGTAA
- a CDS encoding hypothetical protein (NECATOR_CHRX.G22295.T2) produces MATGEMRSNHRLLRTSLILDQGDTRTTLHGDCLRLCTYNARTVSTDADLHALLEAAERIKFHMIALQETKCRRSDVRQVNDGTLVIRGEKVPSRNVGGVGFVVHPSVVHLVDSHKILSSRLAILRLRPLRKKPISIINCYSPTSAADEPELDAFYKELEEVIRNEKSFYNFVVGDFNAKLGKATEEEYRIGRFGLRDRNENDNRLAGPLCVARLFHGNSLFMKKDHRRWTWESPNGTTHAEIDHILTSRRCCLLHVSAVPSFCSDSDHPLLRAKIRLSHKMEKNICYRQRRTKGVIFDDCVLEDSLSQGDWHIEEDPKVDYEMLLRGLRACAERASKPRTTNLHRISKTTKELLKRRRALRLDPNASHIERLVANTSCRKALQENLLKYKQKKILEAAQRRTSLKKCRRDLRECNIPLAALVSEDRTRTSSRGEMEIIT; encoded by the coding sequence atggcaaCCGGTGAGATGCGATCAAATcacaggttgctcaggacgtcattgattctggaccaaggcgacacacgcacgactctccatggagactgtctcagactgtgtacttacaacgcgagaacagtttccacagacgccgacctgcatgcccttctcgaagctgcagagcgtatcaaatttcacatgattgctctgcaggagaccaagtgcagaaggagcgacgtacgacaggtgaatgacggtacactcgtcattcgtggagagaaggttccgtcgcgaaatgtaggcggtgttggttttgttgtgcacccatctgtcgtccatcttgtcgattctcacaagatcctgtcatctcgtctggccattcttcgcctccgccctctgcgcaaaaaacccatcagtatcatcaactgctactcaccaacatcagcagctgatgaacccgaattggacgcgttttacaaggagctggaggaagtaatccgcaacgagaaatCCTTCTACAatttcgttgtcggagacttcaacgcaaaactaggaaaggccacagaagaagaatacaggattggaagatttggactaagggaccggaatgaaaatgacaatcgtctcgccgggccaCTGTGCGTTGCTCGCCtgtttcatgggaactctcttttcatgaaaaaagatcatcgtcggtggacatgggaatcgcccaatggcacGACTcatgcggagatcgaccacatactcaccagcCGGAGGTGCTGTCTACTTCACGTCTCAgcagtaccatccttttgtagtgattCTGATCACCCTCttcttcgtgcgaaaatacgacttagccacaagatggaaaagaacatctgctatcggcaacgaaggacaAAAGGAGTCATCttcgacgattgcgtactcgaggattccttgtcccaaggtgactggcatatcgaggaggacccaaaagtggactacgagatgctgctcagaggattacgagcctgtgctgagcgtgcctcgaagccgcgcacgacaaacttgcatcgaatttcgaagaccaccaaggaattgttaaaaaggagaagggctttgaggcttgatccgaatgcatcgcacattgagcggttagtagcaaatactagctgcagaaaagcgttgcaggagaatcttttgaaatacaagcagaagaagattctggaagcagcacaaagaagaacgagtctaaagaagtgccgcagggatctccgcgaatgtaatattccgctagcagccttggtGAGCGAAGACAgaactcgcacgtcttctcgtggtgagatggaaatcattacgtaA
- a CDS encoding hypothetical protein (NECATOR_CHRX.G22295.T1): MRSNHRLLRTSLILDQGDTRTTLHGDCLRLCTYNARTVSTDADLHALLEAAERIKFHMIALQETKCRRSDVRQVNDGTLVIRGEKVPSRNVGGVGFVVHPSVVHLVDSHKILSSRLAILRLRPLRKKPISIINCYSPTSAADEPELDAFYKELEEVIRNEKSFYNFVVGDFNAKLGKATEEEYRIGRFGLRDRNENDNRLAGPLCVARLFHGNSLFMKKDHRRWTWESPNGTTHAEIDHILTSRRCCLLHVSAVPSFCSDSDHPLLRAKIRLSHKMEKNICYRQRRTKGVIFDDCVLEDSLSQGDWHIEEDPKVDYEMLLRGLRACAERASKPRTTNLHRISKTTKELLKRRRALRLDPNASHIERLVANTSCRKALQENLLKYKQKKILEAAQRRTSLKKCRRDLRECNIPLAALVSEDRTRTSSRGEMEIIT; this comes from the coding sequence ATGCGATCAAATcacaggttgctcaggacgtcattgattctggaccaaggcgacacacgcacgactctccatggagactgtctcagactgtgtacttacaacgcgagaacagtttccacagacgccgacctgcatgcccttctcgaagctgcagagcgtatcaaatttcacatgattgctctgcaggagaccaagtgcagaaggagcgacgtacgacaggtgaatgacggtacactcgtcattcgtggagagaaggttccgtcgcgaaatgtaggcggtgttggttttgttgtgcacccatctgtcgtccatcttgtcgattctcacaagatcctgtcatctcgtctggccattcttcgcctccgccctctgcgcaaaaaacccatcagtatcatcaactgctactcaccaacatcagcagctgatgaacccgaattggacgcgttttacaaggagctggaggaagtaatccgcaacgagaaatCCTTCTACAatttcgttgtcggagacttcaacgcaaaactaggaaaggccacagaagaagaatacaggattggaagatttggactaagggaccggaatgaaaatgacaatcgtctcgccgggccaCTGTGCGTTGCTCGCCtgtttcatgggaactctcttttcatgaaaaaagatcatcgtcggtggacatgggaatcgcccaatggcacGACTcatgcggagatcgaccacatactcaccagcCGGAGGTGCTGTCTACTTCACGTCTCAgcagtaccatccttttgtagtgattCTGATCACCCTCttcttcgtgcgaaaatacgacttagccacaagatggaaaagaacatctgctatcggcaacgaaggacaAAAGGAGTCATCttcgacgattgcgtactcgaggattccttgtcccaaggtgactggcatatcgaggaggacccaaaagtggactacgagatgctgctcagaggattacgagcctgtgctgagcgtgcctcgaagccgcgcacgacaaacttgcatcgaatttcgaagaccaccaaggaattgttaaaaaggagaagggctttgaggcttgatccgaatgcatcgcacattgagcggttagtagcaaatactagctgcagaaaagcgttgcaggagaatcttttgaaatacaagcagaagaagattctggaagcagcacaaagaagaacgagtctaaagaagtgccgcagggatctccgcgaatgtaatattccgctagcagccttggtGAGCGAAGACAgaactcgcacgtcttctcgtggtgagatggaaatcattacgtaA
- a CDS encoding hypothetical protein (NECATOR_CHRX.G22296.T1), with the protein MKPSLNNKLDFVRGPAAWTNPDRVEGHRGFREYRLPLALTFVDYEKAFDSVETNAILSALVDQGVDASYVRTLANYYDRCTTRIHLFHRPLTIPIGKGVRKGDTISPKLFTAALQWIMKSLSWEERGIRVDGRFLSNLRFADDIVLFLSSTNEAETMLNELNEAEKRIGVRINRKETQFMKNAYCEDGGVQPEGSQIVETSSYVYLGGSMNMENDLKEELSRRMRAAWAAFAAVREAMDQLRD; encoded by the coding sequence atgaagcccagtcTCAACAACAAGCTGGATTTCGTCAGAGGtccagctgcttggaccaatccagaccgtgtcgagggtcatagagggttccgggaataccgcctgccccttgctctaaccttcgtcgactatgagaaagcctttgacagcgtagaaacgaatgcaattctgtcagcgctggtcgatcaaggtgtggacgcgtcgtatgtgaggacattagccaattactacgatcgatgcacgactaggatacatcttttccaccgccctctcaccatacccattgggaAGGGGGTACGAAagggcgatactatatcgccgaagctgttcacggctgcattgcaatggataatgaaatcactatcctgggaggAAAgaggcatacgtgttgatggaagatttctttcgaaccttcgcttcgcggacgacatcgttctctttttgagcagtaccaatgaagcagaaacgatgctcaacgaattgaacgaagcagagaagagaataggagtgcgaataaacagaaaggaaacacagttcatgaaaaacgcctactgcgaggacggaggagtacaacctgaaggctcccaaatcgtggaaacttcgtcatacgtatacctcgggggttctatgaacatggaaaacgacttgaaggaagaactaagtagaagaatgagagcagcatgggcagcattcgcagccgtcagggaagctatgGACCAACTGAGGGACTAA
- a CDS encoding hypothetical protein (NECATOR_CHRX.G22297.T1) — MSRLRDSAEYVSKAKHRWAGHIMRRIDNRWTKRTLEWIPRDAKHPRGRPPKRWGDVFATRIDQLKAGYGSRTSSTSLTKLENILDDNGERTKRVEEMLGPARPVKTGHLSILVSK; from the coding sequence atgtcccgtcttcgcgactcagcggaatatgtatcgaaagcaaaacatagatgggccggtcacatcatgagaagaatcgacaatagatggactaaaagaacgctagagtggatcccaagggatgCTAAAcaccctcgagggagaccgccaaagagatggggtgatgtgttcgctacacggattgACCAGCTGaaagctggatacggctcaaggacctcgtcaacgtcactcacgaaacttgagaatatcttggatgacaatggcgaaagaacgaaacgagtggaagagatgctggggcctgcacgtccagtgaagacgggccatctaagtatcttagtaagtaagtaa
- a CDS encoding hypothetical protein (NECATOR_CHRX.G22298.T1) — translation MSINRDREEAVRHCRNCQEAAKMPKKTVLNSWTTEKKPWDRIHIDYAGPLNGRIYLVVVDAYSKWPELFGISSSSTTATLRHDHPGISESCEQR, via the coding sequence ATGAGCATCAACAGGGACAGGGAAGAAGCTGTACGCCACTGCCGCAACTGTCAAGAAGCTGCGAAGATGCCAAAAAAGACAGTTCTCAATTCTTGGACCACTGAGAAGAAACCATGGGACAGAATTCATATCGACTATGCGGGACCACTGAATGGTAGGATTTACCTTGTGGTAGTTGATGCATATTCGAAGTGGCCAGAACTCTTTGGGATATCGTCGTCGTCAACCACTGCAACGTTGAGACACGACCACCCTGGGATTTCCGAATCGTGCGAACAACGTTGA
- a CDS encoding hypothetical protein (NECATOR_CHRX.G22299.T1), translating to MVPVYTANRLQRWKLILLGYDFDIEYQKTTEFGQAYVLSRLILPRPVHTEDIVIAKIKQDIFAVQSAAEEESRKDEKVSQAIWMLQTGTWPSKPKEQINSWKALSHALSVQNGCLYFGHRIVVPASLQEAVLKQLHEGHPRMTRMKMLV from the coding sequence ATGGTGCCCGTATACACGGCAAATCGGCTGCAACGTTGGAAGTTGATACTTCTCGGATATGACTTTGATATCGAATATCAGAAGACGACAGAGTTTGGACAAGCTTACGTCTTGTCACgcctgatccttccaagaccgGTTCATACAGAAGATATTGTGATAGCCAAAATTAAACAGGACATTTTTGCTGTTCAGAGTGCTGCTGAGGAAGAGTCTAGGAAGGATGAAAAGGTATCGCAGGCCATATGGATGCTGCAGACAGGAACATGGCCAAGCAAGCCTAAAGAACAAATCAACAGCTGGAAGGCTCTGAGCCACGCACTGTCAGTGCAGAACGGATGCCTATATTTTGGCCACAGAATCGTCGTGCCAGCCTCACTTCAAGAAGCAGTTTTGAAGCAACTGCATGAAGGACATCCACGAATGACAAGAATGAAGATGCTCGTCTGA